Proteins from one Panicum virgatum strain AP13 chromosome 7K, P.virgatum_v5, whole genome shotgun sequence genomic window:
- the LOC120640051 gene encoding BTB/POZ and MATH domain-containing protein 1-like, with the protein MASTVGDPSTTTISTRSYYHVLQIDGYSTIFDTLADFSCVDSLPFPAGGYRWHINFYPKGSSPETADFIALFLLLADPVDDEAVTADITFSLLNPDLQDSVSLYRRTGIAPVAFSKLYREYGCPDFIKRECFERSSKFLKDDRFAIRVDVHIVKRASSSMVVPPSDLHWHLHGLLSSKEGADVELRVGGEKFAAHRLVLVARSSVFKAELFHQTEEGSTSTNVVIQIRDMETRVFRALLTFIYTDVLPDMDHQDEFAMTGRLIVAADRYNLQRLKLMCEDRLCSHIGTSSVATISWH; encoded by the coding sequence ATGGCATCTACTGTCGGCGACCCATCTACGACGACCATCTCCACGAGATCCTATTATCACGTGCTCCAGATCGATGGGTACTCAACAATCTTTGATACCCTAGCCGATTTTTCTTGTGTCGATTCACTCCCGTTCCCCGCAGGAGGCTATAGATGGCACATCAACTTCTACCCCAAGGGATCCAGCCCAGAAACTGCCGATTTCATCGCTTTATTTCTCCTCCTTGCTGATCCTGTCGATGATGAGGCCGTGACAGCAGACATAACATTCAGTCTGCTCAACCCAGACCTGCAGGATTCAGTGTCGCTCTACCGACGCACCGGCATCGCGCCGGTTGCCTTCTCCAAATTGTATCGGGAGTATGGGTGCCCTGATTTTATCAAAAGGGAATGCTTCGAGCGGTCCAGTAAGTTCCTAAAAGATGATCGTTTCGCCATTAGGGTAGACGTACACATTGTGAAGCGAGCGTCGTCATCCATGGTGGTTCCACCGTCTGATCTGCACTGGCATCTCCATGGCCTCTTGTCAAGCAAGGAGGGTGCCGACGTCGAGCTGCGAGTCGGCGGGGAGAAGTTCGCAGCGCACCGGCTGGTGCTCGTGGCACGGTCATCGGTCTTCAAGGCGGAGCTCTTCCACCAAACGGAGGAGGGCAGCACCAGCACCAATGTCGTCATACAGATACGAGACATGGAGACACGAGTGTTCAGGGCTTTGCTTACTTTCATATACACAGACGTATTGCCAGACATGGATCATCAGGATGAGTTTGCAATGACTGGACGTCTGATTGTTGCGGCGGACAGGTACAACCTGCAAAGGCTGAAACTAATGTGTGAAGATAGATTGTGCAGCCATATTGGTACAAGCTCCGTGGCAACTATATCTTGGCACTAG